One Faecalicatena sp. Marseille-Q4148 DNA window includes the following coding sequences:
- a CDS encoding carbohydrate ABC transporter permease yields MKKLGRLIGSLILIFVTLLCILPFLYMILMSLKSTLNAYDFSFSLSNITFEHYQKIFSTPSFLRYFVNSIIVAAAGVALTLFTSCTAGYAFAKLKFKGSDKIFLLLILTMLVPSEVILVPLYLIVRGLGWANTFKALILPLPTAFGVFIMRQAMLSIPNELIESARIDGAGNFKILYTVILPLVKSAMLTLAIFTFIGAWNNFTWPLIITTKDAMRTLPLALTSMKTQYDVDVGLTMACSAVTFLPPFIFYLFLQSKFEAGVALHGLKG; encoded by the coding sequence ATGAAGAAATTAGGCCGGCTGATCGGCAGTCTCATTTTGATTTTCGTGACACTTCTTTGTATCCTGCCTTTCCTGTACATGATACTGATGTCACTGAAAAGTACATTAAATGCATATGATTTCAGCTTTTCGCTCTCAAATATTACATTTGAACATTATCAGAAGATTTTTTCCACACCTTCTTTCCTTCGCTATTTTGTCAACAGCATTATTGTTGCTGCAGCAGGTGTGGCACTTACTCTGTTCACAAGCTGTACCGCTGGTTATGCATTTGCAAAATTAAAATTCAAAGGAAGCGATAAGATTTTCCTTCTTTTGATCCTGACAATGCTTGTTCCGTCTGAAGTCATCCTCGTTCCGCTCTATCTGATCGTGCGTGGACTCGGATGGGCAAATACATTTAAAGCTCTGATTCTGCCGCTTCCTACTGCATTTGGAGTATTTATTATGCGGCAGGCAATGCTGTCAATTCCGAATGAGCTGATTGAATCTGCCAGAATTGACGGTGCGGGCAACTTTAAAATCTTATATACTGTGATTCTCCCTCTTGTGAAATCAGCTATGCTGACGCTGGCAATCTTCACTTTTATCGGTGCATGGAATAACTTCACATGGCCGCTGATCATTACAACAAAAGACGCCATGCGTACACTGCCTCTGGCGCTGACTTCCATGAAGACACAGTATGATGTGGATGTAGGTCTGACAATGGCCTGCTCTGCCGTAACCTTTCTTCCGCCGTTTATTTTCTATCTCTTCCTGCAGTCAAAATTCGAAGCAGGCGTTGCTTTGCACGGCTTAAAAGGTTAA
- a CDS encoding sugar ABC transporter permease gives MKKKKSGFLSKLAPYAYITPISLILFTFVFCSLIVAVIFSFTRYNILIPAEFNGLFNYEKLLRDKKLHLAIMNTLKIAVMTVPLQVLLSTLLAALIASMKNSIIAKIAKAALFIPVLSSSAVVGTIWKAILNSRTPAVQAVFGIFGIDPSMLLGSSKAAIVTLSMIIVWKSLGYYMIIALSSLMSISDTYYEAAKVDGANTRQLFTKITLPMMKPTIILNTFLALVSSMQTFDLAYTMTGGGPSMSTTTLVMYAYQLTFKSAKAGYAMTVSNVLMLIVLCIVLVQQRYMRRDASEI, from the coding sequence ATGAAGAAAAAGAAATCCGGTTTTTTATCTAAGTTAGCTCCATATGCTTATATTACACCGATTTCATTGATTCTCTTTACCTTTGTCTTCTGCTCTCTCATTGTTGCTGTCATCTTTAGTTTCACAAGATACAACATCCTCATTCCGGCAGAATTCAATGGACTATTCAATTACGAGAAACTTTTGCGTGACAAAAAACTTCATCTTGCAATTATGAATACATTAAAGATCGCAGTTATGACCGTACCGCTTCAAGTACTGCTCTCCACGCTTCTTGCAGCATTGATCGCTTCCATGAAAAATTCGATCATTGCAAAGATCGCAAAAGCAGCGCTGTTTATTCCGGTTCTGTCTTCCAGCGCCGTTGTCGGTACAATCTGGAAAGCGATCCTGAACAGCCGTACTCCGGCTGTTCAGGCTGTGTTCGGCATTTTTGGCATTGATCCTTCTATGCTGCTCGGAAGCAGTAAGGCGGCAATTGTCACACTATCAATGATAATCGTCTGGAAAAGTCTCGGCTATTATATGATCATTGCCCTTTCCTCCCTCATGTCCATTTCCGACACTTACTATGAGGCAGCGAAAGTGGATGGCGCAAATACCCGCCAGCTCTTTACGAAGATCACGCTTCCAATGATGAAGCCAACCATTATCCTGAATACGTTCCTTGCACTTGTAAGCTCTATGCAAACATTCGATCTTGCCTATACTATGACCGGCGGCGGACCGTCTATGTCCACCACAACACTTGTAATGTACGCATACCAGCTCACTTTCAAGAGTGCAAAAGCAGGTTATGCCATGACTGTTTCCAATGTCTTAATGTTAATCGTATTGTGTATCGTTCTGGTGCAGCAGCGTTATATGCGCCGTGATGCATCAGAGATTTAA
- a CDS encoding sugar ABC transporter substrate-binding protein, producing MKKKLISALLCVSMAAGMLAGCGNSDAKKENKGSSDKDGKTTLTMWCPPLDDDTKGNFDKLLADFKKEKNVDLEIELIPWENYQEKWSTGISNGECPDIGYMYAEMYPTYISSGVVMDMTDLLTEEDRKEFKYLDRGEMMGGQYGMPIVTGVPFVLYYNEDILNELGETPPETWEDFKRICEKATKDTDGDGNIDQYGYAVGLNNGGMSNLYILNSYFYSLLWQAGGDIYNDDLKTVKFNNEAGVEALEFFKSLKDYMPENTLSLPAEDAFSTIFGAGKAAFGVTRSSAQQETLFAETYPDLNWNYVTSLKNKDYGTFGAADSLSIMSTCEEPELAMELIRYICGSEFMTEYHKIAPGAALTVSEEYVGDPKMERIVTEDVDKWRPLQVGPCGSEILENLAAHIQSVMEGKQDVKEALDESAEFADDTLAEYWAENEE from the coding sequence ATGAAAAAGAAACTAATCAGTGCATTGCTCTGTGTATCTATGGCTGCCGGTATGCTGGCAGGCTGCGGAAACAGTGATGCAAAAAAAGAAAACAAAGGAAGCAGCGACAAAGACGGTAAAACAACACTTACCATGTGGTGTCCACCGCTTGATGACGACACAAAAGGAAACTTTGATAAGCTTCTGGCTGATTTTAAGAAAGAAAAAAATGTCGATTTAGAAATCGAGCTGATTCCGTGGGAAAACTATCAGGAAAAATGGTCTACCGGTATCAGCAACGGCGAGTGCCCGGATATCGGATATATGTATGCAGAGATGTACCCAACATACATTTCTTCCGGTGTTGTTATGGATATGACAGATCTTCTGACAGAAGAAGACCGCAAGGAATTCAAATATCTTGACCGCGGAGAAATGATGGGCGGACAATACGGTATGCCAATCGTAACCGGTGTTCCGTTTGTTCTTTATTATAATGAAGATATTCTCAACGAACTCGGCGAGACACCTCCGGAAACCTGGGAAGATTTTAAACGCATCTGTGAAAAAGCAACAAAAGATACTGACGGAGACGGCAATATCGACCAGTACGGTTATGCAGTTGGTCTGAACAACGGTGGTATGAGCAACCTTTATATCCTGAACTCCTACTTCTACAGCCTCTTATGGCAGGCCGGCGGAGACATCTATAATGATGATCTTAAAACAGTAAAATTTAACAATGAAGCCGGTGTCGAAGCACTCGAATTCTTCAAGAGCCTGAAAGATTATATGCCTGAAAATACACTTTCTCTCCCTGCTGAAGACGCTTTCTCTACAATCTTTGGCGCTGGAAAAGCTGCATTTGGCGTAACAAGATCTTCTGCTCAGCAGGAAACATTATTTGCAGAGACTTATCCGGATCTGAACTGGAACTATGTTACTTCTCTGAAAAATAAAGATTACGGTACATTTGGCGCTGCCGACTCTTTATCTATTATGTCTACCTGTGAAGAACCTGAACTTGCTATGGAACTCATCAGATACATCTGCGGTTCTGAATTTATGACAGAATACCATAAGATTGCTCCGGGTGCAGCTCTGACTGTTTCTGAAGAATATGTAGGTGATCCAAAGATGGAACGCATCGTAACAGAAGACGTTGACAAATGGCGTCCGCTCCAGGTAGGTCCTTGCGGAAGTGAAATTCTGGAAAACCTTGCTGCCCACATCCAGTCCGTCATGGAAGGAAAACAGGACGTAAAAGAAGCACTTGATGAATCTGCGGAATTTGCAGATGATACACTGGCTGAGTATTGGGCCGAAAATGAAGAATAA
- the cbiD gene encoding cobalamin biosynthesis protein CbiD has product MAEQRKGLSGYTTGTCAQAAAKAAAVCLLTGRKEEKVTVKLPGGQCITLQPELWETEPDLVRCAVKKYSGDDPDVTNGVYVYASVSRTETEGILLDGGVGVGRVTKPGLDQPVGAAAINRIPRKMICQTAEEVLEASGMPGGLQIIISIPDGVKLAAKTFNPRLGIEGGISVLGTTGIVEPMSEKALIDTIQVEINVKRAEGRAWLIAAPGNYGLDFLKETYGIPAEIAVKCSNYVGETIDMAVESGAKGLVFAAHIGKFIKVAAGIMNTHSRYGDARMEVAASAMLRAGLPAQMARAALDCGTTDEMLSLMKDEERNKFLEALLDRIQFYLQNRAGEMKCGAVIFSNQSGMLGMTKNADALLQKASKELVEQ; this is encoded by the coding sequence ATGGCAGAGCAAAGAAAAGGATTATCAGGATATACGACCGGAACATGTGCACAGGCGGCGGCGAAGGCGGCAGCAGTCTGTCTTTTGACAGGTAGGAAAGAAGAGAAGGTTACCGTAAAGCTTCCGGGTGGACAATGCATAACGCTTCAGCCGGAATTGTGGGAAACAGAACCGGATCTGGTGCGCTGTGCTGTCAAAAAATACAGTGGAGATGATCCGGATGTGACGAACGGCGTATATGTCTATGCAAGTGTGAGCCGGACAGAAACAGAAGGGATTCTTCTGGATGGCGGTGTTGGCGTCGGGCGTGTGACAAAGCCAGGGCTTGATCAGCCGGTAGGAGCTGCAGCGATCAACCGCATTCCGCGGAAGATGATCTGCCAGACGGCAGAGGAAGTGCTGGAAGCAAGTGGAATGCCGGGAGGACTTCAAATCATTATTTCCATTCCGGACGGTGTGAAACTGGCAGCAAAGACATTTAATCCCAGGCTTGGAATTGAGGGAGGAATTTCGGTTCTTGGGACAACAGGAATTGTGGAGCCGATGAGCGAGAAAGCGCTGATTGATACGATACAGGTAGAAATCAATGTAAAACGGGCAGAAGGAAGAGCGTGGCTGATTGCGGCTCCGGGAAATTATGGGCTTGATTTCCTGAAAGAAACTTATGGGATTCCTGCTGAAATTGCTGTAAAATGCAGCAACTATGTCGGAGAAACCATTGATATGGCAGTTGAGTCCGGGGCAAAAGGACTTGTATTTGCAGCTCACATCGGGAAATTCATCAAAGTGGCGGCAGGGATTATGAATACACATTCCAGATATGGAGACGCAAGAATGGAAGTGGCAGCAAGTGCAATGCTCAGAGCAGGTCTGCCGGCACAAATGGCGCGAGCAGCATTAGACTGCGGAACAACAGACGAAATGCTGTCATTAATGAAAGATGAGGAAAGAAATAAGTTTCTGGAAGCGCTGTTAGATCGGATTCAATTTTATTTACAGAATCGTGCAGGGGAGATGAAATGCGGTGCAGTTATATTTTCCAATCAGTCAGGAATGTTGGGAATGACAAAGAATGCAGATGCATTACTTCAGAAAGCTTCTAAAGAACTTGTAGAACAGTAA
- the cobI gene encoding precorrin-2 C(20)-methyltransferase — translation MNQTGKLFGVGVGPGDPELMTLKAVRLIRECDIVFVPGKVPEETVAYQIAVQAVPEICGKKLVGIHMPMTKDQELLRKSHEEAVATTAGYLEAGCNCVFLTLGDPCIYSTYIYVHKQLSKQGYRTEIVSGIPSFLAVSAKLNEGLVEGAQMLHVIPATYQVEEGMDLPGTKVFMKSGKALGKVKAAMQKADLDGKMIERCGMPGEQIYNSVEQFPDEAGYYSLVIAKEKEGM, via the coding sequence ATGAATCAGACAGGAAAACTATTTGGGGTAGGAGTTGGTCCGGGAGATCCGGAACTGATGACGTTAAAGGCGGTACGGCTGATCCGCGAGTGCGACATTGTATTTGTGCCGGGGAAAGTGCCGGAAGAAACGGTCGCTTATCAGATTGCAGTGCAGGCAGTACCGGAAATCTGCGGGAAGAAATTAGTAGGAATCCATATGCCGATGACAAAGGATCAGGAACTGCTTCGCAAAAGCCATGAAGAGGCAGTGGCAACGACAGCCGGATATTTGGAAGCAGGCTGTAACTGCGTTTTTTTGACATTAGGAGATCCATGTATTTATTCTACTTATATTTATGTTCACAAACAATTGTCAAAACAGGGGTATCGGACAGAAATCGTCAGTGGAATTCCTTCATTTTTAGCAGTGTCAGCAAAGTTAAATGAAGGACTTGTAGAGGGAGCACAGATGCTTCATGTAATTCCGGCAACGTATCAGGTTGAGGAAGGAATGGATCTGCCGGGAACGAAAGTGTTTATGAAAAGCGGAAAAGCGCTTGGAAAAGTAAAAGCAGCTATGCAGAAAGCGGATCTTGACGGGAAGATGATTGAACGGTGCGGGATGCCGGGAGAACAGATTTATAACTCGGTTGAACAATTTCCGGATGAAGCAGGATATTATTCTCTTGTTATTGCAAAGGAAAAGGAGGGCATGTAG